The following coding sequences lie in one Arachis ipaensis cultivar K30076 chromosome B03, Araip1.1, whole genome shotgun sequence genomic window:
- the LOC110269647 gene encoding uncharacterized protein LOC110269647 encodes MAPKGRGGRIVRNTRLDQSQLSSRRSGEQTVDIDSSQPPIHVLGQQNSNNDEPHLTHLNVGSASNQSPQVLSQSSPQLDGVNSSDASALDAEDNELPNVGQSSVHAETRSNGKLVIAVEKGDKP; translated from the exons ATGGCACCAAAAGGTAGAGGTGGACGAATAGTACGAAACACTCGTCTCGATCAATCTCAGCTTTCCTCACGTAGGTCAG GTGAGCAAACTGTTGACATTGATTCTTCTCAACCACCGATACATGTGTTAG GTCAACAGAACTCTAATAATGATGAACCTCATCTTACACATTTGAATGTGGGATCAGCATCAAACCAATCCCCACAAGTTTTATCACAATCATCACCTCAATTAGATG GTGTGAATTCGTCTGACGCATCTGCTTTAGATGCAGAAGATAATGAGCTACCTAATGTTGGACAATCAAGTGTGCATGCTGAAACTAGGAGTAACGGAAAGCTGGTAATAGCTGTAGAGAAAGGCGATAAACCATAA